The proteins below come from a single Deinococcus depolymerans genomic window:
- the treY gene encoding malto-oligosyltrehalose synthase: protein MSGTSVSNGAVPDGFTPHLPAATYRLQLHRDFDFAAARRTLPYLKRLGVTDVYLSPIWTSTPGSTHGYDVTDHAQVNPELGGLAGLRRLSARARELGLGLIVDFVPNHMGIQGGHNPYWEDVLRHGQASRFAHFFDISWHPLKRALEGRVLLPVLGDQYGRVLERGELQLERQGGVFSLRYWERALPMSPRSVARILAWVQEALASGTDTATRAELASIRRSVDNLPRSTSADLTDTDRVIRAQEVEVMTRRVQALAEASGAVRAALDATVKAVNADPARLDALVSEQNYRLAFWKVAAEEINYRRFFDINDLAALRMEDPRVFAWAHATLFELLREGLVQGVRLDHTDGLFDPAGYFQALQAGAANALGLDPVSALRDGPLPLYVVAEKILEPGEVLPDAWAIHGTTGYDFLAQLNGVFVDGTNEEEISAVYRRFTGDRSSYGEHLYRGKHLIQRVSLPGEVNVLAEHLERLAEADLRARDFTLSTLRAAIREVIASFPVYRTYIRADGAREPGDDAKIAHAIRDAKTQNRRAGAPLDPSVFDYLHAVLTLNAPDAGTRDAYADFTLKFQQLTGPVTAKGAEDTAFYRYARLLSLNEVGGDPALFGTPLRTFHAAAAARAAHWPQAMLGGSTHDTKRGEDTRARISVLSEIPQTWAAYLSRWSPLIRSLETELDLGRAPTTLDAFVLLQNALGAYPLDGRTEDFADRLSAYMLKAAREAKLRTSWAAPDSDYEAALDALVRGLLGNDAFMDSLRELHGRISPYGAQNGLSAALVRLSAPGVPDTYQGSEGWNQSLVDPDNRRPVDYGALNRTLGRLERGAGTALAGRLLDTFGDGSVKVLVTWAALKARAEHPDLFRHGTYQGVDAGRHIVAFRREHAGQLAVTVAPRLTLTLTREQRPWATAEAWGNRQITLPAGTYTNALTGETLRVRAARTPLAKVLENFPLALLVRQ, encoded by the coding sequence GTGAGCGGCACGTCCGTGAGTAACGGGGCCGTCCCGGACGGCTTCACGCCGCACCTGCCGGCCGCCACGTACCGCCTGCAGCTGCACCGCGACTTCGATTTCGCGGCGGCGCGGCGCACCCTGCCGTACCTGAAACGGCTGGGCGTGACCGACGTGTACCTGTCGCCCATCTGGACCAGCACGCCCGGCAGCACCCACGGCTACGACGTGACCGACCACGCGCAGGTCAACCCGGAACTGGGCGGCCTGGCGGGACTGCGCCGCCTGTCCGCACGGGCGCGTGAACTGGGCCTGGGTCTGATCGTGGATTTCGTGCCGAACCACATGGGCATCCAGGGCGGGCACAACCCCTACTGGGAGGACGTGCTGCGCCACGGGCAGGCCAGCCGGTTCGCGCACTTCTTCGACATCTCGTGGCACCCGCTGAAACGCGCGCTGGAGGGCCGGGTGCTGCTGCCGGTGCTGGGCGACCAGTACGGCCGGGTGCTGGAACGCGGCGAACTGCAGCTGGAACGCCAGGGCGGGGTGTTCAGCCTGCGTTACTGGGAGCGGGCGCTGCCGATGTCCCCACGGTCCGTCGCCCGCATCCTCGCCTGGGTGCAGGAGGCCCTTGCGTCCGGGACGGACACCGCCACCCGCGCGGAACTGGCGAGCATCCGCCGCAGCGTGGACAACCTGCCGCGCAGCACGTCCGCGGACCTGACCGACACGGACCGCGTGATCCGCGCGCAGGAGGTCGAGGTCATGACCCGGCGTGTGCAGGCGCTGGCCGAGGCGTCGGGCGCGGTGCGCGCCGCGCTGGACGCGACCGTGAAGGCCGTGAACGCCGACCCCGCCCGTCTGGACGCGCTGGTGAGCGAGCAGAACTACCGGCTGGCCTTCTGGAAGGTCGCGGCCGAGGAGATCAACTACCGCCGCTTCTTCGACATCAACGACCTCGCGGCGCTGCGCATGGAGGACCCGCGCGTGTTCGCCTGGGCGCACGCCACGCTGTTCGAACTGCTGCGTGAGGGGCTGGTGCAGGGCGTGCGCCTCGACCACACGGACGGCCTGTTCGACCCGGCCGGGTACTTCCAGGCCCTGCAGGCCGGCGCGGCGAACGCGCTGGGCCTGGACCCGGTCTCGGCGCTGCGGGACGGGCCGCTGCCGCTGTACGTGGTGGCCGAGAAGATCCTGGAACCCGGCGAGGTCCTCCCGGACGCCTGGGCGATCCACGGCACGACCGGGTACGACTTCCTGGCGCAGCTGAACGGCGTGTTCGTGGACGGCACGAACGAGGAGGAGATCAGCGCCGTGTACCGCCGCTTCACCGGGGACCGCTCCTCGTACGGCGAGCACCTGTACCGCGGCAAGCACCTGATCCAGCGGGTCAGTCTGCCGGGCGAGGTGAACGTCCTGGCCGAACACCTCGAGCGGCTGGCCGAGGCGGACCTGCGGGCGCGGGACTTCACGCTGAGTACCCTGCGCGCCGCGATCCGCGAGGTGATCGCGTCGTTCCCGGTGTACCGCACGTACATCCGCGCGGACGGCGCGCGGGAACCCGGTGACGACGCGAAGATCGCGCACGCCATCCGCGACGCGAAAACCCAGAACCGCCGCGCCGGGGCGCCGCTGGACCCCAGCGTGTTCGATTACCTGCACGCGGTCCTGACCCTGAACGCCCCGGACGCGGGCACGCGGGACGCGTACGCGGACTTCACGCTGAAATTCCAGCAGCTGACCGGCCCCGTGACCGCCAAGGGCGCCGAGGACACCGCCTTCTACCGCTACGCCCGGCTGCTGTCCCTGAACGAGGTGGGGGGCGACCCGGCGCTGTTCGGGACGCCGCTGCGGACCTTCCACGCGGCCGCCGCGGCGCGGGCGGCGCACTGGCCGCAGGCGATGCTGGGCGGCAGCACGCACGACACCAAACGCGGCGAGGACACCCGCGCGCGCATCAGTGTCCTGTCGGAGATCCCGCAGACCTGGGCGGCGTACCTGAGCCGCTGGTCACCGCTGATCCGCTCGCTGGAAACCGAACTGGACCTGGGCCGCGCTCCCACCACCCTGGACGCCTTCGTGCTGCTGCAGAACGCCCTGGGGGCCTACCCGCTCGACGGACGCACGGAGGACTTCGCGGACCGCCTGAGCGCCTACATGCTCAAGGCGGCGCGCGAGGCGAAACTCCGGACCAGCTGGGCTGCGCCGGACAGCGACTACGAGGCCGCGCTGGACGCCCTGGTGCGCGGCCTGCTGGGCAACGACGCCTTCATGGACTCGCTGCGGGAACTGCACGGCCGGATCAGTCCGTACGGCGCGCAGAACGGCCTGAGCGCCGCGCTGGTGCGCCTGAGCGCGCCCGGCGTGCCCGACACCTACCAGGGCAGCGAGGGCTGGAACCAGAGCCTCGTGGACCCCGACAACCGCCGCCCCGTGGATTACGGCGCGCTGAACCGCACGCTGGGCCGCCTGGAACGCGGGGCAGGCACCGCGCTGGCCGGGCGGCTGCTGGATACCTTCGGGGACGGCAGCGTGAAGGTGCTGGTCACCTGGGCCGCCCTGAAGGCCCGCGCCGAACACCCGGACCTGTTCCGGCACGGCACGTACCAGGGCGTGGACGCCGGGCGGCACATCGTGGCGTTCCGGCGCGAACACGCCGGGCAGCTGGCGGTGACGGTCGCGCCGCGCCTGACCCTGACCCTCACGCGCGAGCAGCGGCCCTGGGCGACCGCCGAGGCGTGGGGGAACCGGCAGATCACCCTGCCGGCCGGAACGTACACGAACGCCCTGACCGGCGAGACGCTGCGCGTCCGCGCGGCCCGCACGCCCCTGGCGAAGGTGCTGGAGAACTTCCCGCTGGCCCTGCTGGTCCGCCAGTAG
- a CDS encoding Bax inhibitor-1/YccA family protein, whose protein sequence is MQTFTPTQSRTTDIVRTFMARTYSWMAAGLALTAGVAWLTASNEVLALQVLNLRMPLILAQLALVFVLSLGAQRLPSALAGVLFIVYAALTGLTFSSILLAYDMSAVTAAFATTAGTFGLMSVAGFVIKRDLSAMGRFFMFAVIGLFVAMIVNLFVASSALTLGISVVGVLLFAGLTAYDTQMLRNLALSGVQGEMAERASINGALALYLDFINMFLFILRLFGIGGSRD, encoded by the coding sequence ATGCAGACCTTCACTCCCACCCAGTCGAGAACCACGGACATCGTCCGGACGTTCATGGCCCGCACGTACTCGTGGATGGCCGCCGGTCTGGCCCTCACGGCCGGCGTGGCGTGGCTGACCGCCAGCAACGAAGTCCTCGCCCTGCAGGTCCTGAACCTGCGCATGCCGCTGATCCTCGCGCAGCTGGCCCTGGTGTTCGTCCTGAGCCTCGGTGCGCAGCGCCTGCCGAGCGCCCTGGCCGGGGTGCTGTTCATCGTGTACGCTGCCCTGACCGGCCTGACCTTCTCCTCGATCCTGCTGGCCTACGACATGAGTGCCGTGACCGCCGCGTTCGCGACGACCGCCGGCACCTTCGGCCTGATGAGCGTGGCCGGCTTCGTGATCAAGCGTGACCTGAGCGCCATGGGCCGCTTCTTCATGTTCGCGGTGATCGGCCTGTTCGTCGCGATGATCGTGAACCTGTTCGTCGCCAGCAGCGCCCTGACGCTGGGCATCAGCGTCGTGGGCGTGCTGCTGTTCGCGGGCCTGACCGCCTACGACACCCAGATGCTGCGCAACCTCGCCCTGAGCGGCGTGCAGGGCGAGATGGCCGAGCGGGCCTCCATCAACGGCGCGCTGGCGCTGTACCTGGATTTCATCAACATGTTCCTGTTCATCCTGCGTCTGTTCGGGATCGGCGGCAGCCGCGACTGA
- a CDS encoding metallophosphoesterase family protein: MRAAVISDVHGNAFALEAVLREVRRHSPDLIVNLGDQVEGSADPARALMLQAELAAAGTLEVRGNNEEKLWPGGRRSPLSMSYGAWLAANTDPALLARVAALPLTARSGDLLAFHGTPQSAWDSLLWEWDAGGYYRARDPRSLRAQVEPLNAAVVVCGHTHRPGVTRVGDTLVVNAGAVSDQVDGDPRARWTQLDRVNGHWAVTFHAVPYDIDAAVTWAATHTPFGDGEASILRTGTMDARGDGVWEGPPS, encoded by the coding sequence ATGAGGGCCGCAGTGATCAGTGATGTCCACGGAAACGCCTTTGCGCTGGAAGCCGTCCTGCGTGAGGTGCGCCGCCACTCGCCGGACCTGATCGTGAACCTGGGGGATCAGGTAGAGGGGAGCGCCGACCCGGCCCGCGCCCTGATGCTGCAGGCGGAACTCGCCGCGGCCGGGACGCTGGAGGTGCGCGGCAACAACGAGGAGAAACTCTGGCCGGGGGGCCGCCGCTCGCCGCTCTCCATGTCGTACGGGGCGTGGCTCGCGGCGAACACCGACCCGGCGCTGCTGGCGCGCGTGGCTGCCCTGCCGCTGACCGCGCGGTCCGGGGACCTGCTGGCCTTTCACGGCACGCCGCAAAGCGCGTGGGACAGCCTGCTGTGGGAGTGGGACGCAGGCGGGTACTACCGCGCCCGTGACCCCAGAAGTCTGCGCGCCCAGGTGGAACCCCTGAACGCCGCGGTGGTCGTGTGCGGGCACACCCACCGGCCCGGCGTGACCCGCGTGGGCGACACGCTGGTCGTGAACGCCGGGGCGGTCAGCGATCAGGTGGACGGCGATCCGCGTGCCCGCTGGACGCAACTGGACCGCGTGAACGGTCACTGGGCCGTCACCTTTCACGCCGTGCCGTACGACATAGACGCGGCGGTCACCTGGGCGGCCACGCACACGCCCTTCGGGGACGGGGAGGCCAGCATCCTGAGGACCGGCACCATGGACGCGCGCGGGGACGGCGTGTGGGAAGGCCCGCCGTCCTGA
- a CDS encoding GNAT family N-acetyltransferase: protein MTPLRPLIRRRHPRDLPALTATLRAVHEQRGYPSVWPDDPAAFVTARGEAWVAVHGGQVAGQVVLTPLPEPAPAWAAPLTGPAPLLEVKRLFVHPDAQGRGLARALLDHALQRAQARGARAVLQVNGRSLPAVRLYERAGWTLAGCTRATWTDPDGTHPWVRVYVPPRPPEAGTWS from the coding sequence ATGACCCCGTTGCGACCGCTGATCCGTCGGCGCCACCCCCGCGACCTGCCGGCCCTCACGGCGACGCTGCGCGCCGTGCACGAACAGCGCGGCTACCCTTCCGTGTGGCCGGACGACCCGGCGGCCTTCGTGACCGCACGCGGCGAGGCGTGGGTGGCCGTACACGGGGGTCAGGTGGCGGGGCAGGTGGTGCTGACCCCGCTGCCGGAACCCGCGCCGGCCTGGGCGGCCCCGCTGACCGGGCCGGCGCCACTGCTGGAAGTCAAGCGGCTGTTCGTGCATCCGGACGCACAGGGGCGCGGACTGGCACGCGCCCTGCTGGACCACGCGCTGCAGCGGGCGCAGGCGCGGGGCGCGCGGGCAGTCCTCCAGGTGAACGGGCGCAGCCTGCCCGCCGTGCGGCTGTACGAACGCGCCGGGTGGACGCTGGCCGGATGCACGCGCGCCACCTGGACCGACCCGGACGGCACGCACCCGTGGGTGCGGGTGTACGTTCCGCCGCGCCCCCCTGAGGCGGGCACGTGGTCTTGA
- a CDS encoding DoxX family protein, which produces MSTALSTPVSAPNDPSAPREHRLSHLLFADTRLAPLWAALRVYVGYEWLSAGWHKLTGGGWVGADAGGAVSGFLKGALTRTGGDHPDVTGWYAWFIGQVALPNAALFSHLVTFGELAVGVALILGLFTGVAAFLGGFLNANFLLAGTVSANPVLFILATWLVLGWRVAGWLGLDRWVLPRLGQRSGPDARGRGVVRPPPAPL; this is translated from the coding sequence ATGAGCACTGCCCTGAGCACGCCGGTTTCCGCCCCGAACGACCCGTCCGCCCCGCGTGAGCACCGCCTGTCACACCTGCTGTTCGCGGACACGCGCCTCGCGCCGCTGTGGGCCGCGCTGCGGGTCTACGTGGGTTACGAGTGGCTCAGCGCCGGCTGGCACAAGCTGACGGGGGGCGGCTGGGTCGGCGCGGACGCCGGGGGGGCCGTCAGCGGTTTCCTGAAGGGCGCGCTGACCCGGACGGGTGGGGATCACCCGGACGTGACCGGCTGGTACGCGTGGTTCATCGGTCAGGTGGCCCTGCCGAACGCGGCGCTGTTCTCGCACCTCGTGACGTTCGGGGAGCTGGCGGTCGGCGTGGCGCTGATCCTGGGACTGTTCACGGGCGTCGCCGCGTTCCTGGGCGGGTTCCTGAACGCGAACTTCCTGCTGGCGGGCACGGTGAGCGCCAACCCGGTGCTGTTCATCCTGGCGACGTGGCTGGTGCTGGGCTGGCGCGTGGCCGGCTGGCTGGGCCTGGACCGCTGGGTGCTGCCGCGCCTGGGCCAGCGGTCCGGCCCGGACGCCCGCGGGCGGGGCGTGGTCCGGCCGCCGCCCGCTCCGCTGTGA
- a CDS encoding acetyl-CoA C-acetyltransferase: MNKLVIVAAKRTPIGSFMGSLKDVSAADLGVTAAKAVLDGVSGADVADVIVGNVLQAGSGMNVGRQVGIGAGLPNDVPGLTVNRVCGSGLQAVISAAQGIRAGDGRLYLAGGTESMSRAPYLLPRAREGYRLGHAQALDSILSDGLTDVFGNYHMGITAENIAEAWNLTREEQDAFALESQTRAAAALEGNFFAEELVSVEVPGRKGPTTFSADEYPRATTAEALAKLKPAFKKDGTVTAGNASGINDGAAMLLVASEEYAQTHGLPILAEIASYAAIGVDPAIMGIGPAKAVPVALTRAGMSVADVDLFELNEAFAAQSLAVMRDLNADPARVNVTGGAVALGHPIGASGARVLVTLIHQLRRLGKETGVASLCIGGGMGIAVVVRARA; this comes from the coding sequence ATGAACAAACTGGTGATCGTGGCGGCGAAGCGCACGCCGATCGGAAGCTTCATGGGCAGCCTGAAGGACGTCTCGGCGGCCGACCTGGGCGTCACGGCAGCGAAGGCCGTGCTGGACGGCGTCAGCGGCGCGGATGTCGCGGACGTGATCGTGGGGAACGTCCTGCAGGCCGGGAGCGGCATGAACGTGGGCCGTCAGGTCGGCATCGGCGCGGGCCTCCCCAATGACGTGCCGGGTCTCACCGTGAACCGCGTGTGCGGCAGCGGCCTCCAGGCGGTCATCAGCGCCGCGCAGGGCATCCGCGCCGGGGACGGGAGGCTGTACCTCGCGGGCGGCACCGAGAGCATGAGCCGCGCCCCGTACCTCCTCCCCCGCGCCCGTGAGGGGTACCGGCTGGGGCACGCGCAGGCGCTGGACTCCATCCTCTCGGACGGCCTGACCGACGTGTTTGGGAACTACCACATGGGCATCACCGCCGAGAACATCGCAGAGGCGTGGAACCTGACCCGCGAGGAACAGGACGCCTTCGCGCTGGAGAGCCAGACCCGCGCCGCCGCCGCACTGGAGGGCAACTTCTTCGCGGAGGAGCTCGTCAGCGTGGAGGTGCCCGGCCGCAAAGGCCCCACGACCTTCAGCGCCGACGAGTACCCGCGCGCCACCACCGCCGAGGCCCTCGCCAAACTGAAACCCGCCTTCAAGAAGGACGGGACCGTCACCGCCGGGAACGCCAGCGGCATCAACGACGGCGCCGCCATGCTGCTGGTCGCCAGCGAGGAGTACGCGCAGACGCACGGCCTTCCCATCCTGGCCGAGATCGCCAGTTACGCCGCCATCGGCGTGGACCCCGCCATCATGGGCATCGGCCCCGCCAAGGCCGTCCCCGTCGCCCTGACCCGCGCCGGAATGAGCGTCGCCGACGTGGACCTGTTCGAACTGAACGAGGCCTTCGCCGCGCAGTCCCTCGCCGTCATGCGCGACCTGAACGCCGACCCCGCCCGCGTGAACGTCACGGGCGGCGCCGTCGCCCTCGGGCACCCCATCGGCGCTTCCGGGGCGCGCGTGCTCGTCACGCTGATCCACCAGCTGCGCCGCCTGGGCAAGGAAACCGGCGTCGCCAGCCTGTGCATCGGCGGCGGCATGGGCATCGCCGTCGTGGTGCGCGCGCGGGCGTAA
- a CDS encoding SMI1/KNR4 family protein, with translation MTFHAPATASEISAAEIQIGQPLPDDLRNLYLDHNGEEGSEEPVLMARLQSLEELIEACRVSDEFWEDECPFFRHRFLPVWADGGGNYFVVFVQGEERGLIGRINHDWPYFIEPHYRDANGLYAALLDAYRRDDFDLMRDYTGDSGMGQQERQVFDAHLATYNPALDAPIREYHGAFLLTLCPLGREQELLPLLRDDGLAVFTSRLLVRRKCHWALPALTDAAREHAPNSSIVFNLLNAITDLDAPNTGEALVKLARDFPVTLSVHYLIEALQRHGFRVERPQNAQQARIRVETEPDGWLVLAWADS, from the coding sequence GTGACCTTTCATGCCCCGGCGACGGCATCGGAGATCAGCGCAGCGGAAATCCAGATCGGACAGCCGTTACCGGACGACCTCAGGAACCTCTACCTCGACCACAACGGCGAAGAGGGGAGTGAGGAGCCGGTGCTCATGGCGCGGCTGCAATCCCTGGAGGAACTGATCGAGGCCTGCCGGGTGTCGGACGAGTTCTGGGAAGACGAGTGTCCGTTCTTCCGTCACCGGTTCCTGCCGGTGTGGGCGGATGGCGGGGGGAATTACTTCGTCGTTTTCGTCCAGGGCGAGGAACGAGGACTGATCGGGCGAATCAACCACGACTGGCCGTATTTCATCGAACCTCACTACCGAGATGCGAACGGGCTGTACGCGGCTCTGCTGGACGCGTATCGCCGTGACGACTTCGACCTGATGCGGGATTACACGGGCGATTCCGGCATGGGACAACAGGAGAGGCAGGTGTTCGACGCGCACCTCGCCACGTACAACCCTGCCCTGGACGCGCCGATCAGGGAGTACCACGGGGCGTTCCTCCTGACCCTGTGCCCCCTGGGCCGTGAGCAGGAGCTGCTGCCCCTCCTCCGTGATGATGGCCTGGCAGTGTTCACCAGTCGCCTTCTGGTTCGCCGGAAGTGTCACTGGGCATTGCCAGCCCTGACTGACGCCGCGCGGGAGCATGCCCCGAATAGCTCCATCGTGTTCAATCTACTGAACGCCATCACCGACCTGGACGCCCCGAACACCGGCGAGGCGCTGGTGAAGCTGGCGCGCGACTTCCCCGTCACCTTGAGCGTGCACTATTTGATTGAGGCGCTACAACGCCATGGCTTCAGGGTGGAGCGTCCGCAGAATGCACAGCAGGCCCGGATCAGGGTCGAGACGGAACCGGACGGTTGGCTGGTTCTGGCGTGGGCAGACAGTTGA
- a CDS encoding serine hydrolase, whose protein sequence is MIQVSPESLGLPSGAVLAWLDALAADGLELHGFTLRRSGRVVAGGHWFPYGPGRVHHVYSMSKAFAAAGVGLLVQEGRLSVEDRVVDLFPDALPPVVGEHLRAMRVEDLLTMRTGHAADVTDALVAAGDGDWAAAFLAQPVAFRPGTHFVYNSGASFLLSALVQRATGETLLDYLTPRLLEPLGFRGARWVSNAGGVNLGGWGLHLRTGDVARFGQLLLNRGVWQGRTLLAPAWVDAMGTAHVPPGTNPGDEISDWAQGYGYQLWRCRHGAYRADGAFGQFCVVMPEQDMVLAVTAGVGDMQRVLDHTWASLLGAAQSSPLPPGADTEALRVRCETLTLPVPELLDPPPLRDVQAHFTFDPNDEGLEAATLTVTGERGTLVLDGRTPNTVRFTLNAWEEQTLDTWGTTVALTVRAGWQADGTLALTLLLIEDGARWEVRWPAPDAPLTVELCAPHYGEGHTLSARASTLGA, encoded by the coding sequence ATGATTCAGGTGTCGCCGGAGTCGCTGGGTCTGCCGTCCGGGGCGGTGCTGGCGTGGCTGGACGCCCTGGCGGCGGACGGGCTGGAGCTGCATGGGTTCACGTTGCGGCGCTCGGGTCGGGTGGTAGCCGGGGGGCACTGGTTCCCGTACGGGCCGGGGCGGGTGCATCACGTGTACTCGATGAGCAAGGCGTTCGCGGCGGCGGGTGTGGGGCTGCTGGTGCAGGAGGGTCGCCTGAGCGTGGAGGACCGGGTGGTGGACCTCTTCCCGGACGCCCTGCCGCCGGTGGTAGGTGAGCACCTGCGGGCCATGCGGGTCGAGGACCTGCTGACCATGCGCACGGGACACGCGGCGGACGTGACGGACGCGCTGGTGGCAGCGGGGGACGGGGATTGGGCGGCGGCGTTCCTGGCGCAGCCGGTGGCGTTCAGGCCGGGCACGCACTTCGTGTACAACAGTGGCGCGTCGTTCCTGCTGTCGGCGCTGGTGCAGCGCGCGACCGGGGAGACGCTGCTGGACTACCTGACGCCGCGCCTGCTGGAGCCGCTGGGGTTTCGGGGGGCGCGCTGGGTGAGCAACGCGGGGGGCGTGAACCTGGGCGGGTGGGGCCTGCACCTGCGGACGGGGGACGTGGCGAGGTTCGGGCAGCTGCTGCTGAACCGGGGAGTGTGGCAGGGGCGAACGCTGCTGGCTCCGGCGTGGGTGGACGCGATGGGTACGGCGCACGTCCCGCCCGGCACGAACCCCGGCGATGAGATCAGCGACTGGGCGCAGGGGTACGGGTACCAGCTGTGGCGCTGCCGTCACGGCGCGTACCGCGCGGACGGGGCGTTCGGGCAGTTCTGCGTGGTGATGCCGGAGCAGGACATGGTGCTGGCCGTCACGGCGGGCGTGGGCGACATGCAGCGCGTGCTGGATCACACCTGGGCGTCCCTGCTGGGCGCGGCGCAGTCCTCTCCCCTGCCGCCCGGTGCGGACACAGAGGCGCTGCGGGTGCGTTGTGAAACCCTCACACTGCCCGTCCCGGAGCTCCTTGATCCGCCCCCGCTGCGGGACGTGCAGGCGCACTTCACCTTCGACCCGAACGACGAGGGTTTGGAGGCCGCGACCCTGACTGTCACGGGTGAACGCGGCACGCTGGTCCTCGACGGGCGGACGCCGAACACGGTCCGCTTCACCCTGAACGCCTGGGAGGAGCAGACGCTGGACACCTGGGGCACCACCGTCGCCCTGACCGTCCGGGCGGGCTGGCAGGCGGACGGGACGCTGGCCCTGACGCTGCTGCTGATCGAGGATGGCGCCCGCTGGGAGGTGCGCTGGCCCGCCCCGGATGCGCCCCTGACCGTGGAGTTGTGCGCCCCGCATTACGGCGAGGGCCACACGCTGAGTGCCCGAGCCTCTACCCTGGGCGCATGA
- a CDS encoding ankyrin repeat domain-containing protein has product MTDGATVGDREAAFFLAIKTRDEALLRALVDGDAGLLGLPSPMGVSPVLFAVYYGRADMARVLVELGAPLDVFEAAALGDEAALTRELDADPALVHGVSGDGFSPLGLAAFFGHAGVAEVLLSRGADVNAVSRNAMGVQPLHSAVAGGHGALARALVMAGADVNATQQGGFTPLMAAAQNGDAGLVLFLRQRGADAEVRTADGRRAADFAREEGHAALADSLEDPLPA; this is encoded by the coding sequence ATGACTGACGGAGCAACAGTGGGGGACCGCGAGGCGGCGTTCTTCCTGGCGATCAAGACGCGGGACGAGGCGCTGCTGCGCGCCCTGGTGGACGGGGACGCGGGGCTGCTGGGCCTGCCCAGTCCGATGGGCGTGAGTCCGGTGCTGTTCGCGGTGTACTACGGCCGGGCGGACATGGCGCGCGTGCTGGTGGAGCTGGGCGCGCCGCTGGATGTGTTCGAGGCAGCCGCGCTGGGGGACGAGGCGGCCCTGACGCGCGAACTGGACGCCGACCCGGCGCTGGTGCATGGCGTGAGTGGGGACGGGTTCAGTCCGCTGGGCCTCGCGGCGTTCTTCGGGCACGCGGGGGTCGCGGAGGTGCTGCTGTCGCGCGGCGCGGACGTGAACGCGGTCAGCCGCAACGCGATGGGGGTGCAGCCGCTGCATTCGGCGGTGGCGGGCGGGCACGGGGCGCTGGCGCGGGCGCTGGTCATGGCGGGCGCGGACGTGAACGCCACGCAGCAGGGCGGGTTCACGCCGCTGATGGCGGCCGCGCAGAACGGCGACGCGGGACTGGTGCTGTTCCTGCGGCAGCGGGGCGCGGACGCGGAGGTCCGGACGGCGGACGGTCGCCGCGCGGCGGACTTCGCGCGTGAGGAGGGGCACGCGGCGCTGGCCGATTCGCTGGAGGACCCGCTGCCGGCGTGA
- a CDS encoding non-heme iron oxygenase ferredoxin subunit — protein sequence MSDTPARTLVGPAEALPDGQQTAVDVGGTSVVVVNFEGQFYALRNNCTHKDFPLLGGDVSMGRITCEKHGAKFELATGKARTLPAVKPVKLYRTQVEDGQLYVSEL from the coding sequence ATGAGCGACACGCCCGCCCGCACCCTCGTCGGCCCCGCCGAAGCCCTGCCCGACGGTCAACAGACTGCCGTGGACGTTGGTGGGACCAGCGTGGTCGTCGTGAACTTCGAGGGGCAGTTCTACGCCCTGCGCAACAACTGCACCCACAAGGACTTCCCGCTGCTGGGCGGGGACGTCAGCATGGGCCGCATCACCTGCGAGAAGCACGGCGCCAAGTTCGAACTCGCCACCGGGAAGGCCAGGACGCTGCCCGCCGTGAAACCCGTCAAGCTCTACCGCACGCAGGTCGAGGATGGCCAGCTGTACGTCTCCGAGCTGTAA